The genomic window GGTTTTCATCAACGTCCCGGTTGTGACTATACAGAAACATTCAGCCCTGTTGTTAAGCCGGTAACCATTCGGATCATCCTAACACTTGCAGTTCGTCAAGGGTGGTCTGTCCGTCAGCTTGATGTTAATAATGCATTTCTTCAAGGGACGCTCAAGGAGGAAGTATTCATGGTACAACCACCTGGCTTTGTTAACAAACACTTTCCTGATCATGTTTGTCGCCTAAAAAAGGCACTATATGGGTTAAAGCAGGCACCCCACGCTTGGTATACGGAACTTCGAGTATTTCTGCTCTCCATTGGTTTTGTCAATTCAACTGCCGATGCATCTTTGTTCATCAACCAGACACCACGCGCTACACTATACTTATTAGTATATGTCGATGATATCATTGTCATTGGGAGCTCCTCTGTTGAATTATCCAAACTCATTGCCACACTCGCTGCTTATTTCTCATTGAAAGATCTTGGCTATCTCAACTATTTCTTGGGTGTTGAAGTTATTCCTTCCGCTGCGGGTATGTTTCTCTCACAACGGAAATATATCACTGATCTACTACAAAAATCAGACATGGCAAATGCCAAACCCGCATCCACTCCGCTGACTGCAACTACTCAACTACTCAAGAACTCTGGTGATCCCTTGCCTTCGCCAACTGAGTACCGAGCACTAGTTGGAAGTCTTCAATACTTGAGTCTCACACGCCCAGACATTGCTTTCAGCACCAATAAACTTGCGCAGTTCATGCAGAACCCGAGCATGGTGCACTGGTTGGCACTCAAACGATTACTCCGCTATCTAGCTGGCTCTTGTGACAAAGGAATATTTATCTCAGCAACCGCTCCGCTGAATTTTCATGCCTACTCGGATGCGGACTGGGCGGGTGAATTTTCAGTTACCTGTTGTATATTGGCAACACTCCCATCTCTTGGAGTTCTCGCAAACAACGTTCGGTTGCTCGATCATCCACAGAAGCAGAGTATAAAGCCTTGGCTGACACTGCTAGTGAACTACTCTGGGTTCTCTCCCTATTTACAGAACTTGGTCACACTCCTACATCCAGTCCGGTTATCTATTGTGACAATCTCGGTGCCACACATCTAAGTGTTAATCCTGTCTTTCACTCTCGAATGAAGCATATAGCCTTAGCTTATCACTTTGTCCGTGAAAATGTTCAACGTGGCCAGTTTCGTGTGTCATTTGTCTCTACTAATGACCAGCTTGCTGATATTCTAACAAAGCCTCTGCTTCGCCCTCGGTTTGAGTTTTTACTATCCAAGTTGCACCTCTCTTCCAGATCATCCAACTTGCGGGAGGATATCAATAATAATTAGCatttcaattatcaattattattttagatttgtTACCTTGATTCACTCCAAATTAGGTTATTATATCTGTATATATACACTGCTTGTAAACTATCTCAaacataatgaaaaatataatttcatcGTTTCTCTATACAAAGAAAGCCATTTAAATGTCATCTAAAGAGCCTTACTTTCTGAACGAACTATTCGGCCGGCGGTCGTGGGTTCAGGAAGCTCGAGAATCAGTCCTTTTTAGGTATCTTTCTCATAATGGGAGATAAAATTCGCTAAGCTAAAATGTACACCcccaatttatatttttaacacCTATCTGACTATATCTCTCGGTAGGTATCAATTTTAACACCTATTGAATTTTATCTCCACATATGTATGAAATCACTTTTGTTTTTACTGTTGTTGTAttgttgattgaatttgtagtgtttgataaaaataagggtcttgctaatgagtgccccggggcactctttaagcattccatttaaagaaactttttattcaaaaagttaaatactacaatttccaatgcgttgactttacgcattccgataaaaattctataaaaagcttactatttaagggcttaaagagtgcccgggggcactatttagcatttgcctaaaaataatggttaaattagtttataaatataaaacaacataaaaaatatctttaattaatatttaaaagttaaaagttataagctcttgagaaaaaatattatcaaacaATCCTTTTTTATCCTATAAATTTATAAGTTATACAAGTCACAAACTTAAAATGTGGTGTTGCCAAATAGAACATCTACTGCTTTGTAACATAATAATTCTATATTCACTTTTTTAATCATTGATTGTGACCGAGACACTTAGGTTCAACTTGGCAAGgctaataagctagcttatagcttttagcttataagttaaaagctctgtttggtaacagtttttAGAAACGAACTTATAgtattttactagtttatagcttatttttcaaacgctatgtgaagtagcttatgagcttataacttatcatagtttcttccaattttacccttatcatcttacttgaaaaaaataattaaatattaattaaacatatcattttatatttataaactagttcaaccgctaattttaccaaatactaCAAATTCAACCAGCTAatttattcgctataagctaaaaactaacttataagttaaCCGTTATAAGTTGATCCGCTATAAACTAGTGTATCagttatccgctattttttatcaaacagagccttattaacattttttatttttccaaaaagGAAGAGAAGAACATGtgtttatgaagaaaaaaaatcatagtaaAAACACATGTGTGTTAGCCAAAAGGTTGAGTTTATGTGGTCTTTGAGTGAAACAAACATGGTTTGACATTGGTGGAAATGAAACTGAAGTTGCAAAACAAGGAAGTTTCTGAATTGAGGACAAGATAGTGAATGTCTTTGTTGTCACCATTTGTACTCTTTCCACCCCACTCCACGTACCTTTCTTTCTTGTTAAGTTTTCTTTTTGGTTAAGTATGTTCTTTTCCATAATGCCTCGTTTTCTTTTTTGGGGTCAAAATTTGTATCctcaacaaaatttaaattgtatCTTTCACATCCATATTACATGAGATTTTATTTTGCCGCTGTAGCTACTTCTCGCTATACCTATTTCGCGCACCctacatattttcatttttaccaGTCCGTTATAAGTagtggacgttataaaaataaatttttttgtaaatgtcgtccactacttaaatagcggacgttataaaaaaattagtgggGTGTTTTTGAGAGTATCCGCTATCTAAATAGCGGACATAGATATCTTGATAAATTTATAGAGCGCACAAAAAATTAGGTAGGATGCAAAAGAAATTGCAGACCCATTTAAGTTAAACTTTTGAGTTTTTCTTTTCATCCGTCCTAAATCTCTCGCGTCCTTTGAATCTTCAAATATACCCCTTGAAGTTCtgaaatttaaatgtatattttaCACGTTTAAGTTTTAGAATTTGAACATCTACATATTTGAAATTTCAGAATTTTACATTTTAGACtctaaaatctattttaaattctaaaacacaaatataaactcTACTTTTACCGATCGAGACAATCTATATCTATTGTTTTAAATGGTTTAagctatttttaaatatttgtcacTCCTCATAATTTTTGCGGTTAGaacttaaaaattgaatttgatatttttctttttggctttcaccaccagtttaatctggttcgggggtcatgACATAAAATGGTTTCAGcccctcctgatcgcagttgtgggaatcgaactgtggtcctccctactaaGAGAGGCTTACGGTGCGAatagaaaaattcaaaactttTCATTTCTAATTCTATGAGCCCATTACATATCTGTGCGCATCTTTGTTCCGCCGCGAACCAGCGAGTCGCGTCGTGCCGTCGTCTCCTTTCGTTTCCGCCGTGACTCTCCTCTACTCGCGACTCTCCTTCAAGGAACAGTAAGTTCTTCTTCAGTCTCCACTGTGATTTCGTTCTTCTCCACTGCAATATGAACCTGTTCTTCTTCACTGTGATATTTTCTGCGAATCTTCGATATTGTTTCTTCTCCACTGTGATTTGTCTTTACTTTTCAGCtatttgattcaattgaattgatttttctCCATATTGGATTGTTgttggattgattttttttttcttgactcCATTGTGGAACTGATGTTTTGCTTGACTTGAATTATGCAAACAAGGTATTTGTTGAAATGTTACAACACAATGAGTTTTGTTATCTTGGTTTTGAGTTGAACATGTTTTTCTAATGATTTTAACATGCTTGCAAGTAGTAGTATTTGTTGAGAATACAttattttcttgtttggatgagtaaaaattaatatgaatagGGCTTGCCTTTAAGGTGTTTAAAGGATTGATTTAATATGCATGCATTTAGCACGATTTAGATTGCATGGCTGGAATGGTGGAAATTGGCCATTAGTTTGGTGTTGTTAGATAGGCTAAATGGAATGTAACGTGCAACGTGTTTATGTTTATGTAGTATTGGCTATGACTAAGTGGTGTTATTGGATGAGTTTATGTATTAGTCAAAAATTGACAAAGTTATATCACTATGACTGATGTAATTCTTTCCTCTAGCTCTAACTCAAGACATGTTCTCcaagagaaaaattcaaacttcCTTCTGCAACTACCTCAACAACAATCTCAACCTTCATATTTACACAAGATCTATATCCAGTCTCAAAGTAGTATGGCGCAAGGACCCACTACTAGACCAAGCCATAGAACATGATAAACGCTTCAAGCAATGTGCCCGCGTCGTCAAAGAAGTTCTCAATGAACcaggtcaagtcatccctctaCGCTACCTCGAAAAACGCCGCGAAAGGATGCGACTCAAGGTTAAAGTTGAAACCTTTATGAATCAAAACCCTTTTTTATTCGATATCTATTACGATCGCATTAAACCCAAAACTGAACCCGTTAAATTTATCCGGGTCAGCGATCAGCTCCTTCAGTTTCTGGAGGAAGAGAAACAAATTTATAAGGAGAATGAACCGTTAATTGTTTCTAAGTTGTGTAAATTGTTGATGATGTCAAAGAATAAGGTTGTTAGTGCTGATAAATTGCTTCACGTGAAAAGGGAATTTGGTTTCCCTAATGATTTTTTGGTTGATTTGGTTCCTAGGTATCCAGAATATTTTAGGTTAACTGGTTTACCTGGGGAGGGAAAATCGTTTCTTGAATTGGTTAATTGGAACCCTGAGTTTGCAAAATCTGTTATTGAGAAAAGGGCTGAAGAGGAAAGTAGGCTTACTGGGATTAGGGTTAGGCCTAGTTTCAATGTAAAGCTTCCTCCGGGGTTTGTGTTGAAGAAGGAAATGAGGGAGTGGATTAGGGATTGGATGGAGCTTGATTATGTATCACCTTACGAGGATGTTTCACATTTGGAGCAAGCATCAAGAGAGATGGAGAAAAGGTCTGTTGGGGTGTTCCACGAATTGCTTTCTCTTTCGCTGTATAAGAGGGTTCCGGTGCCGATTCTTGGAAAGTTTTGCGAGGAATATAGGTTTTCGAATGCTTTTTCAAGCACTTTTACAAGGCATTCTGGTATATTCTATATGTCGTTGAAAGGTGGGATTGAAACTGCAATGCTGAGAGAAGCATATGAAGGGGATAAGTTGATTGACATTGATCCACTGCTTCAGATAAAAGAGAGATTTGCCGAGTTGCTTAAGGAGGGTTGGCGGCAAAGAGCGGAGCAGTTGAGgttgaaacaagaaaaaattaaacaagatatGGAACTTGTGGCCACAAGAGTTGCTGAATAATCATATGAAATCGGTGTGTGGATATATGAAGAGCGTTCAATTTGGAAACTTCTCACGAGGTAAAAGCTTGATCATTGCTGGGGAGTACATTACTCCTTACTTTTTATGATTGTTAATCTTCCAATGCATGAACTGTTTTAGGAATGATTGAATGGTAGCCTCTTAGTACCCTATTACTGAAAAGGGCTTCAGTAAAATGTTCTTGGCTTGGCTTTATTATTTCTAGAGATCAAAGTTTTTTGTCCATATTTATGTTGTTGAGACCAATTTCATGTATGTACTCTAGGGTAGAGCAGGATTGCTATTTAAAGTATACTCCCTTTTACTTGCATAGGTATTATTAAAGATCaacctaatttatttattttaggatTACCGATGAACCTAATTTTGAAATTACCGAATTCCAAGTATTGCCTTACATTCCTTGAAAtgttataatttaaattttaagcgTAATTGAAGTTGTTGGAAGCTGAGTGCTAATTTATTTTCAACCAACTCTGTCTTGTAGGAATGCACTTCTATCATAAACTTGCCCATAACGATGAATTAGACTGTGTAACTATGCACTTTATCAACCTATGAAATAAATGCATGAAAAAATTACAGAAGTTAGACTAACAAAGGAGGTTGTGAATGGACTTAATTTGTGTTTGTCTAACTCCATGTGCTTTGGAATTTAGGAATTAAATGACATGGTTCTCCAAAATCCAAATAATCCTTTTGGCATCAGACCAATCCTGCATTGAAGTTCAAACATGAAAAATGCTGAATTTCTTTTGGAGACTACCTAATGTTGGATTTCCTCTTATAACTCGAAGTGAAAGAAACACATACACGTCTGAAATGATGGAAGCAATGAGCTGCATTGTTGGATGATTACATCCAAATTATCTTAGAGCAGCAATGAAGTATTTGCTTTTGGAAACGCGGGAAACAAGTCGAGCAAAGGTGTAAATAGATTAAAATTGTCATCGTACCACTACCATGAatgttaatttaataataaaacttATGTAGCCATCTGATGTCTTGCTGTTTGAAGGTTCtaaattttttacaatttgTTATTATGAGCTGGTATGTATTATCAAtgagaaatgtttttttttgacagacaCATACACCGTATATTTTCCAACCTTTAAATTGTTTTTCCTCTCCTTGCCTTTGGGTGTTTGTTCTCACTACTCAGAACTGATGTCCACACTCAATAGATTATTGTGTCTGAGATGTAGGTTTAGAAATAGTGTGTCCAAATAACGCAATTGATTATCAATATTGATTTTACAATAGAGTAAAGTTAGAAATCCTTGTGCCTGACCAAGTCAATCGCTGTTGAAGTTATTGGAACGTTTTATGTCGAAGTACTCTGCAGTCCGCACTTTGACTATGCAGAGTCAACATGAAATTTGTATCATCAAAACTTTGTTTGTATGGTTACTGTTGATAGGATGCGATGCTGTGAGCAgcagaaataaaataaagaccTGTTTTTTAAAGgcgacaatttttatttttatttttatttttttcattggaTATTTGTGTTTCTTTCACTCTTTATGGTCTAATATATGAGACTTTTTGCTTGAAAGGTCCTTCAGTTGGTTTCCACTCATGTAAACATACTTGTTATTAATTTTCACTTTTGCACATTGTTAAAAAGAGTTGTTGAAAACATTGTTCAGGAACAATGTTGGTGACTTGAACCCTCATTTAGAATAGTTTGTGCTTACCTACAAAGTCATCACACAAAATGGATGAGAAATGCAAGCAGCAGGGCCTAACCTCTTTCTCTTGGTAGTTgcattttatatattagtaattcACTTCACAAACAACTTACTGGAAACAGTTTGATGATTTTGCAACTATTTAAGCAATTCTACTTCTAAGGAGCCAATGTGCACTTTAAGCTTTCAAATGTATTAGCATAAGAGGAAGAAACTAGAGAGACACAATATGAAGagattcaatatttttaattcattaacttTGGTTCTCACATTTCTTGCATTTGTGCTGAAAATTTCGAGCCAAATCCAGCCACCGGAAATTCATCTACCACCACCATCTCTTCGCCCGCTTTGTGCACCTCAACTAGCACTGGTAAGCTACGCATGTGGAATGATACCTTTCACTCCACGAACACCGCCTTCTGCAATCCTATCTTCACCCTCTCCTCCACCCCCTAACAACAACGAGGGACACCAGAGTCACCACCACGGGCACGACCACAAACATAGACACGAAAATACCAAAGAAGAAGATAATTGTTGCAGGTGGGCTAAAGAAATGGACAACCGATGTGTGTGTGAGATTTTACTTAGGTTGCCTCCTTTCCTCACAAGACCTTTGCATCAATACACAGTCGTCATTGGAGAATCTTGTAATGTCACTTACTCGTGTGGTGGACCAATATGATGGGCAAAATTACAAAGGGTGATGCTACCTAAGTGGAAAAGAATCTGATGTTGTGTTTGGTATTATGGGTTGAAGTTATGGTTATCTTTTATGATTCCTAGCCTTGTTATTTAGCTAGCTGTTGTTCAATGTTTGACTTGATTTTcaattgttgttttgtttggtcAGAGGTTGGAAAAACAAAGTGAGCTGTAGCACTcacacacataaaaaaaaaattgatagttgTATGTTTAAGTTGTAGCATGGTGgaagtatatttatttatttatataaaaaactatatttactcagtgaaattcatatttaatatgGAGCATATGGACATAACAAGAACTACAATGTCATTTTAGGCTTTTCTTAACAAAGTCTAAATATCACTATACTATCAAATTTCGTAGCAAAACATGTGAAAGCTAATGTGGAGTTTTAATTAGAAAATACTACGTCCGTTTATTGGGTTTGGCGGAATACACACGAACACGATGTTAGTGAATGGTGTAGTTTATTACAGTAAACGGAGAAGATATTAGCAACGCACATCATCGTTAAACCACAAAGATATTAGCTAAAGGAAAATGCTGAAAGGCACGAGAGTTGTTGTCGTGAAAATCCCGCGATTGGCATCCTGATGGGGCCACtctcttaaattcatctatagaCAAAAATGCCCAAATTAACCCTAAATTGTTCACCGCAAAATACTTCTCTGCGTTCCTTCACCCTCCTTCCTTACAATCAACTACGCCATCGCCATCGCCATCGCCATCGTTCCACAACCGTGAGGATCGAAATCGAAATCGCCATCGCCATCGTTCCACCGGAATTATTCACTGACATACTCTCCTTCTTACCGGTTCCATCTCTTCTCCGTTCCGATCGACTTCAAAATCACTTCGTTCCTTAATCGATAGCATCAACTTCATCAACCTTCATCTCAGAAactctttcaatttcaatttaagCTTAATCCTTTGTCACAATTCTGATCTCTATCAAATCGATTTCTCTAACCTAACCACCGCCGTTCAACTCAACCACCCTCTCATGTGTTACAGTAACCGTATAACTCTCTTCAGCTCAGTAACAGTATACCACTCTCTTCTTTTTGTCTGCCTTTGATATCCTCTGATTTTTATAGGTGATGGAGTTCGTCTACAAGTCACTTGCTGCAAAACTCATTGTTGGCACTTGGCATTATAAGCTAAATTGAACTTGGTGTGTTGGATTAAGTGTTAGATTAGATTCTGTGAAACTGGTTTTTTTAGGATCTTGTTAGAAGTGTTTGTGTAGCTTAGTTGGTTGATTGAGAGTTGTTGTTTCCAAGTGTGTGTTTGGATTCTGTTTTGTTACTCCTGCTGTATTATGCAGGTTCTGTTTGTTGCCTTGCCTTTATACTCAAGGTTTTATTCTAATAAAGTTGTttccaaataaaaaaagaagtaaatatAGTTATAATAAGCTTGGTTGTTTTGCAATGTGCAGTAGGGTGATTGTGTGAAACGGAAACAATGGAGATAGAGATAAAAgaacaataataacaacaataaaggCAACAATAGAGATGAACCGGCCGCAATAGATATAAAGAATCGATGACATTGATGAATTAGTGTTTACTGTTGACAATGGCTGCTGTTTTGTAGCATGTATGGTTGTGTTTTGCAGGTTTTCCATGAATAGCAGTCTAGCACTCTAGCAGGTTAAAATTGCAAGGGAAGGAGTTAAATAGGTAGCAACCATTAATAAACTACTACTCAAGATCAAAATGGTGCACAATTGCTAAACAAAGACGGAGTGCTATGCTGATATGTGCGACTAGAGAGTCAACCGCAGAATAATTTCGGTTAAAA from Trifolium pratense cultivar HEN17-A07 linkage group LG1, ARS_RC_1.1, whole genome shotgun sequence includes these protein-coding regions:
- the LOC123902575 gene encoding protein WHAT'S THIS FACTOR 1 homolog, chloroplastic-like; translated protein: MFSKRKIQTSFCNYLNNNLNLHIYTRSISSLKVVWRKDPLLDQAIEHDKRFKQCARVVKEVLNEPGQVIPLRYLEKRRERMRLKVKVETFMNQNPFLFDIYYDRIKPKTEPVKFIRVSDQLLQFLEEEKQIYKENEPLIVSKLCKLLMMSKNKVVSADKLLHVKREFGFPNDFLVDLVPRYPEYFRLTGLPGEGKSFLELVNWNPEFAKSVIEKRAEEESRLTGIRVRPSFNVKLPPGFVLKKEMREWIRDWMELDYVSPYEDVSHLEQASREMEKRSVGVFHELLSLSLYKRVPVPILGKFCEEYRFSNAFSSTFTRHSGIFYMSLKGGIETAMLREAYEGDKLIDIDPLLQIKERFAELLKEGWRQRAEQLRLKQEKIKQDMELVATRVAE